A region from the Sphingomonas flavescens genome encodes:
- a CDS encoding Eco57I restriction-modification methylase domain-containing protein → MTPEKELHRLSLQSELDGRKTQAERNKLGQFATPTDLAGHILKYGVGLLGDAPIHFLDPAIGTGSFYSALRRTVPADRIKEAVGYEIDPHYGEPAVALWQDSGLDLRLTDFTTAAPEPNFNLVICNPPYVRHHHLGQSEKVRLQELVRSNSGASIGGLAGLYCYFMGVAHAWMAPGAIAGWLIPSEFMDVNYGREVKRYLLDKVTLLQIHRFDPNDVQFSDALVSSAVVWFRNIPPPKGHEVHFTFGGTLDKPHVERFVQRDALSINEKWTRFPKHDVRKANSVPTVGDFFKIKRGIATGDNGFFILSDEQLAAFDLPREYFRPILPSPRHLKGDEVPADENGLPLLEKRLFLLDPRIPEEELAGKAPELWEYLQTGRARGLHERYLCRTRRLWYQQEDRPAAPIVCTYLGRGDLKSGRPFRFIRNRSSATVANVYLCMYPTARMQAALEADPTLLDQTWRYLNQVPAEELLGEGRVYGGGLHKLEPKELANVPLPALADLVPEAAPPRQLEMLDA, encoded by the coding sequence ATGACACCCGAGAAGGAGCTGCACAGGCTGTCGCTGCAAAGCGAGCTGGACGGTCGCAAGACGCAAGCCGAGCGCAACAAGCTGGGGCAGTTCGCAACGCCAACGGACTTGGCCGGTCACATACTTAAGTATGGCGTTGGTCTGTTAGGTGACGCACCAATCCACTTCCTCGACCCTGCTATCGGCACGGGTTCATTCTACTCCGCGCTTAGGCGTACGGTGCCAGCCGATCGCATCAAGGAAGCTGTCGGGTACGAGATTGATCCCCACTACGGTGAGCCAGCGGTGGCCCTCTGGCAGGATAGCGGATTAGACCTAAGGCTGACTGACTTCACGACGGCTGCCCCGGAACCGAACTTCAATCTCGTGATCTGTAATCCGCCTTATGTGCGGCACCATCACCTAGGGCAGTCAGAGAAGGTCCGCTTGCAGGAGCTGGTTCGTAGTAACAGCGGAGCGAGCATTGGTGGGCTAGCAGGACTGTACTGCTACTTCATGGGTGTGGCCCACGCGTGGATGGCTCCGGGCGCTATTGCTGGTTGGCTAATCCCGAGTGAGTTCATGGACGTGAACTATGGACGGGAGGTCAAACGTTACCTGCTCGACAAGGTGACCCTTCTGCAAATCCATCGCTTTGACCCCAACGATGTGCAGTTCTCCGACGCGCTGGTGTCATCGGCTGTAGTCTGGTTCCGTAACATCCCGCCGCCTAAGGGCCATGAGGTCCACTTCACCTTCGGCGGGACGCTAGACAAGCCCCACGTCGAACGCTTCGTCCAGCGGGATGCCCTATCAATCAATGAGAAGTGGACGCGCTTCCCCAAGCACGATGTTCGCAAAGCCAACTCGGTCCCGACCGTCGGGGACTTCTTCAAAATCAAGCGCGGCATAGCCACAGGTGACAATGGCTTCTTCATCTTGTCGGACGAGCAGCTTGCTGCCTTCGATCTGCCGCGTGAGTACTTTCGGCCCATCCTCCCTAGCCCTAGGCACCTAAAGGGCGACGAGGTTCCCGCAGACGAAAATGGGCTACCCCTCTTAGAGAAGAGGCTGTTCTTATTGGACCCGCGCATCCCCGAAGAGGAGTTAGCTGGTAAGGCTCCGGAACTCTGGGAGTATCTTCAGACCGGACGCGCAAGAGGACTGCACGAACGATACCTCTGCCGAACACGCAGGCTCTGGTACCAACAAGAGGACAGACCGGCTGCGCCCATCGTCTGTACGTACCTGGGCCGGGGAGATTTGAAGTCGGGCCGACCCTTCAGATTTATCCGCAATCGCTCATCGGCCACCGTCGCTAACGTTTACCTCTGCATGTATCCGACGGCACGGATGCAAGCTGCACTGGAGGCCGACCCAACGCTTCTGGACCAAACTTGGCGCTATCTGAACCAAGTCCCTGCGGAAGAACTCTTGGGCGAAGGCAGGGTGTACGGCGGGGGCTTGCACAAACTTGAGCCGAAGGAGTTGGCTAACGTCCCGCTCCCCGCGTTGGCCGACCTTGTGCCGGAAGCAGCGCCTCCCCGTCAGCTCGAGATGTTGGACGCCTAA
- a CDS encoding restriction endonuclease, producing the protein MTTADVVSFFGLLLLIGLIFDATRWLSITLLVLIGGGTAWYAYAKLRRSADTRAWQAQMEAERAAEFRRASATIEGSIAAIVAQHMPTLARKHRQLLQPDEYGVTNSSRWDKEVDRFVQAVLHPALTSGERQVFDHNTGSYRQRLRDQIEVGAAKFAAQQARQFRNCGSGDDLTPRDFEHWCAETLRDHGWAARPTPASGDQGADVVAEMHGHLVVIQCKLYSKPVGNKAVQEVHSARTFYGATAAAVVSNAGFTPSARTLARSTGVLLLDRTELPQLGMLVRRAS; encoded by the coding sequence ATGACGACAGCAGATGTTGTCAGCTTCTTCGGTCTCCTTCTGCTCATCGGCCTGATCTTCGATGCAACGCGTTGGCTTAGCATCACGCTGCTGGTCCTGATCGGCGGTGGCACAGCATGGTACGCCTATGCCAAGCTCAGGCGAAGCGCGGATACCCGAGCGTGGCAAGCTCAGATGGAAGCCGAGCGTGCGGCTGAGTTTCGCCGAGCGAGTGCAACTATTGAGGGCAGCATCGCCGCTATCGTTGCGCAACATATGCCAACACTTGCCCGCAAACACAGGCAGCTTCTGCAACCCGATGAGTACGGCGTCACCAACAGTAGCCGCTGGGACAAGGAAGTTGACCGCTTTGTGCAAGCAGTTCTGCACCCCGCTCTGACCAGCGGGGAGCGCCAAGTCTTTGACCACAACACGGGTTCCTATCGCCAGCGTCTGCGCGACCAGATTGAGGTTGGTGCGGCAAAGTTCGCGGCCCAGCAGGCGCGACAGTTTCGTAACTGCGGCAGCGGCGACGATCTAACCCCACGCGACTTTGAGCATTGGTGCGCTGAAACTCTTCGGGACCACGGATGGGCTGCGAGGCCAACCCCCGCTTCGGGCGACCAAGGCGCTGATGTGGTTGCGGAGATGCACGGACATCTGGTGGTCATTCAGTGCAAGCTTTACTCCAAACCCGTAGGCAACAAGGCTGTCCAAGAGGTTCACTCGGCCCGAACGTTTTACGGAGCCACGGCTGCTGCCGTTGTCTCCAACGCAGGCTTCACCCCATCCGCTCGCACTTTGGCGCGGTCCACCGGGGTTCTGCTATTAGATCGGACCGAGCTGCCGCAACTTGGAATGCTCGTTAGGCGGGCGAGCTAG
- a CDS encoding XamI family restriction endonuclease, which translates to MGVNLDKPHLWKQDVAASVDMYNAWFMEFAPQAFRNTRIGTTASVEAALAATGNLTDIQPNLLRQRPEILPTLRMSTCPPIAVDRLIGLASVNPGVVKCMEKEGKVPGRMPVGLLNAELQKIADIIEKMADPDIFVWLARGDQPSDAEVHRAATIVADRLCGAVANPIIRNAQEQRQLAKIKAWLEARGYQQLVAGDGTTFDGMTPGTFSFRMNVPVTVGDKSVNIPVDAVIMPLDRAVGQLPVFIEAKSAGDFTNTNKRRKEEATKMQQLRADYGPAVEFNLFLCGYFDSGYLGYEAAEGIDWVWEHRIDDLAEFGI; encoded by the coding sequence ATGGGTGTTAATCTCGATAAGCCACATCTTTGGAAACAGGACGTGGCCGCTTCCGTGGACATGTACAATGCGTGGTTCATGGAGTTCGCGCCGCAGGCGTTTAGAAACACGCGGATAGGCACAACCGCGAGCGTTGAAGCCGCCTTGGCTGCGACGGGGAACCTTACCGACATACAGCCTAACCTTCTTCGGCAACGCCCGGAAATCCTGCCCACGTTGCGCATGTCCACTTGTCCGCCAATCGCTGTTGATCGCCTCATCGGCCTCGCCTCCGTGAACCCCGGCGTCGTCAAGTGCATGGAGAAGGAGGGTAAGGTTCCTGGTCGTATGCCCGTTGGTCTCCTGAACGCCGAGCTGCAAAAGATCGCGGACATCATCGAGAAGATGGCCGACCCCGATATATTCGTATGGCTAGCACGCGGTGACCAGCCCAGCGACGCGGAGGTGCATCGTGCTGCTACTATCGTTGCCGATCGTCTGTGCGGAGCCGTTGCCAACCCCATTATCCGTAACGCTCAAGAGCAGAGGCAGCTCGCTAAGATCAAGGCTTGGCTTGAGGCGCGCGGTTACCAGCAACTCGTAGCGGGTGACGGCACAACATTCGACGGTATGACCCCCGGCACCTTTAGCTTCCGGATGAATGTCCCCGTTACCGTAGGCGACAAGTCGGTAAATATCCCGGTGGATGCGGTGATTATGCCTCTGGACCGAGCCGTTGGGCAGTTGCCCGTGTTCATCGAAGCGAAGTCAGCAGGCGACTTCACCAACACCAATAAGCGGCGAAAAGAGGAAGCGACTAAGATGCAGCAGCTAAGGGCCGACTACGGCCCCGCCGTTGAGTTCAACCTATTCCTATGTGGCTACTTTGATAGCGGCTACCTCGGGTACGAGGCTGCTGAGGGTATCGACTGGGTTTGGGAGCATCGCATCGACGATCTGGCCGAGTTCGGCATCTAA
- a CDS encoding recombinase family protein, giving the protein MARTFAYCRVSTADQTAENQVREIEAAGFKVEPKRVITETVSGSVAAGERSGFAKLRDKLESGDVLIVTKLDRLGRNAMDVRATIEALAADGVRVQCLALGNMDLTSAAGKMTMGVINAVAEFERDLLIERTQSGLARAKASGKALGRPSALSDKARQEIIQQRREGVSLGILAKHYGVSRAAIQRVERKVSQTSRDG; this is encoded by the coding sequence GTGGCGCGTACCTTTGCCTATTGTCGCGTAAGCACTGCCGACCAGACCGCGGAGAACCAAGTTCGCGAGATTGAGGCGGCTGGCTTTAAGGTCGAACCCAAACGGGTAATCACGGAAACAGTGTCGGGGTCCGTGGCGGCGGGGGAGCGCTCCGGTTTCGCCAAGCTGCGGGACAAGCTCGAAAGCGGCGACGTGCTTATCGTAACCAAACTGGACCGCTTAGGCCGTAATGCCATGGATGTCCGGGCCACCATCGAAGCCCTCGCGGCAGACGGGGTGCGGGTCCAGTGCCTAGCCTTGGGCAACATGGACCTGACAAGCGCAGCGGGGAAAATGACCATGGGCGTCATCAACGCGGTCGCCGAGTTCGAGCGGGACTTACTGATCGAACGGACGCAATCAGGTCTGGCCCGCGCTAAGGCGTCCGGCAAAGCTCTAGGAAGGCCGTCAGCGTTGTCGGACAAAGCCCGACAGGAAATCATACAGCAGCGCCGTGAAGGCGTTTCCTTGGGCATCCTAGCGAAGCATTATGGCGTATCGCGCGCCGCCATTCAGCGCGTTGAGCGGAAAGTCTCGCAAACAAGTCGGGACGGGTAA